aaACTTTTACGTAAAAGAAACCTTTTGGAATCCCGCGAACCTCGTTCGGGTTCAAAAACTTTGAGTATAAATATCCCTCGGACCTTGTacaaaccctctctctctctctctcatccatAATTTCTGGGATTGTTATAGATATGTCTGATGATGTTGTAGAAGTGACCGGTAAAGTAAAAGAAGAAGTTTCTCAAGAGCTCCAAGAGAAGAAACTTTCATGGAAAAAGCTGCGTCGATATGACTCTTTGGACATCGAGTCCCGCAGCTTTCCTAGTTCTCATCAACATGGCCATGCCTCTAAGGTCTGCCCACATGACAATTTAGTAGTTAATATATATTAGAATTCCATTTTATTAGTTAGTATTATTATTGTGATTAATTAGCAATGTTTCTTGCATGGTAAGGGATCGAGCACTATATATAATAGATTTATACATGTAcgtagattattttttttttttcttttgcttaggGTGTGGAATGGTCAGTGATCTTGCGCCTGGCATTCCAAAGCATTGGAGTGGTGTATGGAGACATTGGTACCTCGCCCTTGTACGTATATGCGAGCACCTTCTCCAGTGGTACTATCAAGCACAAAGACGACATCCTGGGTGTACTTTCTTTGATCTTCTATACCCTCACCTTAATTCCTCTCATCAAATATGTGTTGATTGTCTTGCGGGCCAATGATAATGGCGAGGGTATGATCCTTTTCCTTAATTTACTACAAAAAAATGGTTCTATTTCATATTAACGTTGGGTGCATGCTTAAATAAACACATTTACAGAaaacataaatcatgatgtATGATTATTTGACTAGGAAATTCCGAACTAATTAATTAGGATTAGATCAATGGTCTTACTAGATAAGTTCACTTGGAAGCCGTCCAAGCTTTTGGTGGTCAAACTCAAAAATAGAGTGCACTGTAGTTAATCCACCTCGAAAATTACCCGGAGGTGATGTCAAAGGTTTTCAGCAGTTCCGATTGCAATAGAGCCGGAACCGGAAGAGGCATTTTCGACTCTGTCAAAGTCGGTGCCCACCCTTAAGTACTCTGGTCATATCTTTATAATCTTTGGATTTTATAGAATATTTCTATGAGGAAGTCTTTAAAATTCTAACTACAATTTTGAACTTACACCTTGTTAATTTCACCACCTAAACGGTTATCACTTGTGgaaatctttataatttttttttaaaaaaaaaaaaaatcattaaattgcCTATAGTTATATGTTGAGATGGTAAAAACTATATATAGGATTTTGCATTATTCCTGAAGATTGGTATAAAAAGGTTTTAGGGTTGGACTTCTTCATCTCTATAAAATGTTTGTTATCTAGCTCCTTGCTTTTTTGCAAGGAGGGCAACCGGCTGTTGTTTATTCTTGTTTTGATTCTTTAATCTATTacaattttatccaaaaaaattacataattaaCCATAATAACCTTCGTTTTATATGGGTGTGTACGTGACTTGGTTGTATGTAAATGTACAAAGGACACATAGGAGACCTAAGTGTGTCATTTCTCCTTAACAAATATAATTGAAATGAATTTCAGGAGGGACTTTTGCGATATACTCTCTCATATGCCGGTATGCGAATGTTAGTTTGGTCCCAAATCAACAGGCTGAGGACAGAAACGTGTCAAATTACAAGCTTGAGTTGCCAAACCGTCGTGTACAGAGGGCGTCGTGGCTCAAGTCTAGGCTGGAGAAGAGCATGTTTGCCAAGGTTTTCCTTTTGTTAGCCTCAATGCTTGGAACTTCGATGGTGATAGGAGACGGTGTGCTTACGCCTTGTATTTCAGGTTTAATTATACATTCCGTCGCTCTCCTTTTCTTCAAAACAGCATTGAAGCTTAAACACATGCAACAGGAAAACCACAAAACCAAACAGAGAAAACTAGGCTCTGTTTCAGACCCCCCAAAACAAagcacaaaaactaaccaacaAAACTAGCATCAAGCCAGTATATCAACAGTAACATTCCAGTTTTGACAAAGACTTTTATAAGATTTGCCCTGGAACGCACCTCCCAAAAAATAATCTTCAGGATTTGCTCCTCTGTTTTAGGCCGTAGCCATTATGTTTGATATCATTTCTAGCGCGCCATAGATTATACACAGTGGAGCTCAAAACTATTCTGCACAAAACATCACTCATTGCCTTCCAAATGCGAGAGCTAAAACTACACTAAAAAAGAGAGGTGGTCTTGGCTTTCTATACTACTCGTACAGAACAGGCACACAAGATATCACCCTTATGGCCTTATACCCCAACTTGGCCAAGCGATCCCCAGTAGAGAGACGATTACTCATAACTAGTCGTAGGATAAAAGCCTGTTTGGGGATAACTTACGAAAACCGAACAAGGGGCCACCAATCTGCCACAAGATTCTTTTTCCTGAGAGTATCCCAAGTATCAGAACTCACATACTAACCCCGGTTTGAAGCAGTCCAATTAGGCTTATCACATTTCTACTATATTTAGTGCTTCTTGTTGTTAATTTCTTAGACTTTGTTGCAACTAGATAGAATTTCGTCTTTTTTACTCTCTCTGTTTATTTCAATCTTGAATACAATTACAACTCTTCTCTCTTCCAATATTTGTGATGCCAGTTCTATCAGCTGTAGGAGGGATCAAGGAAAAAGCCCCATCAACGATGACAGAAGGTACCCATGCGGGACATCATAATGCTTCTAACTAGctagaaaaaagacaaaacaaaaaagaacgaaTAGTCATTGTCATGCATACATATTTAAATATGTAAATTATGTGCATCTTACATTTACTATATACATGAAATATAAAATTCTTAACCCGCCGGCCTGCTGAGCTATCGAGAGACATACAGATTGAGTTTCATTGGTAATTAATTATCTATTTGAATCGCTGGAAATTCggcaaataatttaagagactCCATATGAGATTTATccgttcaaataaattttgggcaGTTTAGTCACCTACTCGGACAAGTGGGTCTCATATAGGGTCTCTTACAATATGTAATACTTCGGTCCTACATTGGGAAAATAGGAAATAGCCCATATAGAGTAATCAATGATTTATAAAGATGGTCTTGTATGAGtactaagtctcacattccttagttactaggtgaaactgtgCCTTATTAGTGATTCTAGGGAAttgaagctccaaattgactaatcgTTTTGAAGTAATAATGCAGTTGTAGCTAGTGCTTTTtcctgagtcgttacaaataaTGTCAAAGCAAGCTATTGACCTTGGCCATGTGATACTAGAGTACATCATGACGTAGCCACACCCTTGACGATGACATTAGGAGTTTAAGGGGTGAGTTTATACCACCCCGATCTCACATTGAGAAAATGATCAGAactagctcacatagagtgaatgGTTTATAAACAGAGTCATGAGTGCAAGTTTCACATTGTTTAGTCAAGTGGATGTGTGTgtgaaataattttctttttagtttagtttagtttttattatttttatttttattattatttcttatttcttatccAATGTTAAATCGAAGACCTATGTAtgcattaagaaaaaaatttcggattccttaaaaaaaaaaaaaaaagagagagagagagagagagagaaacaaacaTTGCTGACAATTATTTGTTTGGTTAGAAGatgttttgtagattttttatttttattttggttttaatttttttttaaaaaaaatattaaggacCTTTTAGTAAAAAAAGATTCTAAAATAGTCACATGTGGCGCACGTGACAATctatttatagatatatattttttgacgCCAATTGCTAACGGAATGACTTATATATTTGTAATCGATCTGGAAGTAGTTTCAGAGAGTTAtattatgtcattttttaaagtttggtggTTTAAAAACAAGAGAACTATTAGTAGTTCAAGGGACTACAGTGTATTTTTCGATCTGTAACTTTATAACTAGAGCATTgggttaaaattaaattaaattaaagaaaaataatctaCAGTGCATTCAATATTTCAACATCATGTGGAGATTGAACATTATCAATCTGTCATATGCTAATATATGGTCAGGTTACTACCGTTTTGTATCATTACCTTAAAATAGCAATAATGTTTTATATAAAGTAGTTTAGTGCATCATATTCAAATGCTTTAATgatatttgaaataaatatagttatttttgttgtataCAGATAGGATCGTTTGGATATCAGCAGCAATATTGGTCCTCCTATTCATGGCTCAGAGATTTGGAACGGACAAAGTAGGATATAGTTTTGCTCCAATAATTTGCATTTGGTTTGTACTCATTGGTGGCATTGGCCTCttcaatttcatcaaatttgaTCCAAATGTTTATAAAGCTATAAATCCAAAGTACATCGTAGATTATTTTCAGAGGAACAAAAAAGATGCTTGGATTTCCCTTGGTGGCGTTGTCCTCGCCATAACAGGTtgccattttcttctcttttcgcCAAAACCTGCAGGATTTTATgttaatgaaatatatatataattattatcaCCTGTAATTAACATATGCAGGGACTGAGGCATTATTTGCTGATATTGGCCACTTCACGGTTCGGTCCATCCAAATAAGCATGTGTTGTGTGGCTTATCCGGCTCTCTTATTGGCGTACACTGGACAAGCTTCCTTCCTTCGCAAACACATGGATCTTGTCTCAGATACGTTTTTCAAGTCCACGCCAGGTTTACAAATAAATACATGTCATTGGCGCCGTTGTTTCCTAGAGAAATGTTACATGAACTTTTATGTGTTTATTCTCAAATTCACAATTCTTGACATGACAGTGAAatttatccaaaatttaatgGTCATTTCTGCTATGTACATCCCACGTCAGAAAGTGTACACGTGCATTTGCGAATGCATATAGCATTTATCTTTCACTTATGATCTTTCGTCGCCTCTCGATCTCTAGATTTCTGAGTTTGATATAATGTACAAGTTTAAGCggttatatatgatatatgcaGGCTCTTTATTTTGGCCAATGTTTGTGGTGGCCGTATTGGCATCAATCATAGCAAGTCAAGCCATGATTTCTGGGACTTTCTCTGTAATCCAACAATCCCTTTCACTAGGGTGTTTCCCTCGGGTGAGAGTAGTGCATACATCGGCTAAGTATGAAGGACAAGTTTATGTACCTGAAGTCAATTACCTTCTTATGCTGGCTTGTGTGGTGGTCACTTTAAGTTTCAGGACAACTACTAAGATCGGCAATGCATATGGTAATCTGTAACTCCACCTCTTTTACCCTCATTTTTGTTCATTAGTCCCAGTCTCTCTATAAATATAGACAATTGTAATACGGTTTACATGTACATCTATTGATACAGTGCACAACATTAATGATGAATAATACAAAatcgaaaaaagaaagaacaagagaaaattGAGACATAAATTTAGGTAGTTTAGCCATATGCCTACATTCATAGGAGTGTGGCTATATTTCACTATATAATTTATGGTTACAACATAACATACTTATAAGAAAATCCTAACTGTACAGATGTGCATTCATTATAACATAACATATGTTCACTTTGCTCCACTCCATTCACTCCTCTCGGACAATTGGCCACTATACTAGCTAGTATCTTATATTACTTTATGCCTGAAAAAATATAAGCTacttgttccaaaaaaaatcaatataagaTGTAGCACTAACGCGTCACCAGTTTCTCTCTTGTTTTCGCTagctctttttctttcattttatgttcCCTTCATATATTTCTACACATTTAAATCTGAATTATGCATACACAAGAGTTTTGCCGTTCGATCGATTTGCTAGTGATTAATCTAGATAATGAATGAATTATTGAGAGCTTTATTTCCTTTCCCTTGTGTTTTTAAAGATTCAAATGTAGCATAAAATATATAAGTTGGAACTAATGAGTTGTttactgcatatatatatatatatacagggaTAGCGGTGGTTTTTGTCATGACTCTCACGTCGACCTTCCTAGTATTAGTCATGATAATGATATGGAAAACCCACATACTTCTCGTTATTTCATACATTCTCATTATCGGCAGTGTAGAGCTTCTCTATTTGAGTTCAACCCTCTACAAATTTAAGGAAGGAGGATATCTTCCCCTAGCCTTTGCAGTAGTCCTAATGGCTATAATGTATGTTTGGAACTATGTGTTCCGGGGAAAGTATTACTATGAGCTTGAGCACAAAATCTCTCCCAAGAAGCTAAAAGAAATAACGGCTGACACAAGCCTTTGTCGAATACCCGGGCTAGCCATGTTCTACTCAGAGCTTGTTCAGGGCATCCCACCAATCTTCAAGCACTATGTTGCGAACGTGCCTGCGTTGCACTCAGTCCTGGTGTTTGTCTCCATTAAATCACTGCCCGTAAGCAAGGTTCCGGTGGAAGAGCGTTTCCTTTTTCGTCAAGTAGAGCCTAAAGAGCTTAATGTGTTTCGCTGTGTTGTGAGATACGGATACACAGATGTGCATAAGGAGCAGGAGCCGTCCTTTGAGAAGATGTTGATAGAAAGACTCAAGAAGTTCATTAGAGATGATTTTCAAAGAATGCTGGATGGAGAAATACTTGATGATGGATTGGTAAACAGAGAGGATGGAGAAATACTTGATGATGGATTGGTAAACAGAGAGAATGAAGATGAGGATGTGAACCAAGCTGTGGAAAATAAGCGACAAGATCATCAggcagtggagagagaaattgagaCAGTGGATAAGGCATGGCACGAAGGTATTGTTCACTTATTTGGTGAGACTGAAGTTGTCGCTGGCAAAGAATCTAGTATAGGCAAGAGAATTGTGATAGATTATGCTTACAATTTCTTGAAGAGAAATTTGAGGCAGAGTAACGAAGTGTTTGATATTCCTCGCAAGCGTATGCTGAAAGTGGGCATGACTTACGAGCTCTAAAGCATTAAAGTGAAAGTGGGTTAGACAGATAAATAGTAATACTTTTGTGcatttgggtgtttgatttttttgtattatattctagTTACTATATTCTATTATATATGTGAATACTGAAGAAAAACTAGTTTGATAAAGATGTTTGGGTCGATGATTTagatatttcaaattatatttgaaatatatgtttGGGAGTGCAAAATAATGTATTTAGAATTCTGAAATGATGTTTGGGTGATAGTTATGAGAGTGTTTATTTATGGAAAACCATGGTATAAAATGATTAgagttataattaaaaattagtttggaacaataattaaaataattattgataAATATATGTAAAACGGAAATCAATTATCATATGTGTAACACAATACCGAATTGAAGGAAATGCCATCGATCAACCTtccaacaacatatatatatatatatatttcaggcATTTCAGGCCATCGTTTAgtagttaattattattatattatttttgagttttgtttGGATAACCTGATGAAGGTGGGAAGTTAGAAAGAAAATACTAACAATCAAATAACCACCTAGTGGAATGAACTGCCTTCAACTACTCGGTTTttgttggggtttttttttttttttttttgtatttttatattaatttgtaTTTAGGGTTTAgcatgatttaaaaaattacataaaccaACGTTTGAACTTCGTTACATAAGCCGCGTTAGTAGGCTTGTTTGGATGACCACCGTACGTCCATTCAGTGGTGACATTTGTTTTCCCCACCAAAATAGTGATATTCTGAAAACGGCACATACACtgatacacacacacaagaacaaaaatatatatatatatatcaacaaaaaaaaaaaaaaaaaaaaaaaaaaaaaaaaaaaaaggccttctTAACATAGATTGGCAGACAGTCATCGGCATTAAAAATTACACAATTTGTGAACAGTATTGAAAACAAAACAGTTCAGATAGCAAATCctacaaatataataaatatcacAATATTATATTTTGTGAAAGCAAATGAGATGAATAACAAAAAGTGGTACCACAGGCAATACGAACCAAATAACTTCATGCAAACATAAGCACCAACAAAAAGAATAACCCCAAGCAAAACATGGCGTAAATCACGGAACGACCATAGCATTGCATAATGCCCCCCACAATCGACGGCATGCCCGATGCGTGACTCTGAGCAAGTAAACGCACAATGTCGACCTCATGTATCGGTTTTGACATATTTTAAAGCAACTCATCTACTCAATAGAAACTTCCTGAATGATTCTGCAATGACACGTGATAggaatattatgtatatatttcaTCAAAATGAGTCTTTTTAAAAACATTGATAGTTTGAAGAATCAAAGTACAAGCGTAAGTTATTCGGAGACTATCAGTAAAATAACTAGtaatttaagagattaaattataatttttccatCTATCAACAACAGTTGGATAAAAGATTGCTTATCCAAAATGGGTATTATCTTGTAAGCCCAACACATACGATGCAAAGGACCGTACCCCTAGGAAAATGAGAAAGCCACTGCATCGATCTTTCTTTGAACTGTGCATGTGGGAAGATGTTTGGTGTGGGAAACTTATATTTGCACATTTCGATTGACAGTCCAGATTGGAACGTGGACGCTAAATCCAACCAGTCTCTGCATCCAACGGTTCTTATTACAAaatgtaccaaaaaaaaaaaaaaaaaattgtcgaGTAAATGGAACGTACACAACCACATTAGCCCAATAAGATCAAATTGGGATGAGATTTGACTATTTAAATTACTCATtaataaattatgaaattcaaAAACCATCTAAACAAGTGcttgaaatataatataatataatatagtaTGAATTTTGGTGACCCCCGaaaatttcttttcaaattgtGAAGGAACTATTTGGCGAAGAACTATTTTCAAACCGatctataaaaatgtcatttattcttttgcatgtgagaaacacatactatttaaaaaaaacatatgtttttCATATGCAAAAAGGAACACCAGGTATTTTTTTACGCCTAATTTGGAGAAAAACTCTGCTTACCAATTTTATAATTGATGTTCTTGTATGAAACTGTCTTTGAAAGCCCACATCTATTCTTAACTCATAAAACCTTCAATCTGAATGTGGTGTAAAACCACACTTTATGGCCTCCAATAAAAAGCTGACAAGTCAGCTAAAAACATCACATAGAATAGAAATGAAAACACAGGATCAAACAAGTGTGTTTGCCAACAGAGTTGAATCAGAATTCTTCCCTATTattctctacttttttcaaaaataaatcatattttattaaactttttcaaattttcttaaattttatctcaaaaagtcaaatctagaaattcgcgtaataaattaaaattaaattctatttcaaaaaaattaattcccaaaaaaattaaaaagaaaaaaaagaaaaaaaaaaagaaaaagaaagacctTAAAAACCTTTTCTCCCATTTATTCTAACCCGCTGTATCTACAACCCAACGCCTCCTCCAACGAACGTTACAACCGGAATTTGCCAGAGGCCATTCCCAAAGCCACCATCTTTTGTGTTGCAATTCTTTGTAGGTTTGGTTGGTTCCTTAAAGCAGTGTGagattcttgcaatttttttctggATTCTTGAGACCTTGCTTAATTCAAAGttttgtttttacaatttttgttgAATCGTTGATGTACTTAGTTCTTCTGGGATGGGGGATGGCAAAATTTCTtgttattggtttttttttttttttttttgggaggtcGATTTTGTTTGGACATGCATACCTTAGCATATAAGGAAGCTAATTTATGTTTGACATCAACTTCATCTAATTTATTTTGGGGTTCCTCTAAAAAGATCTTGTGTGTTATTactaaaacaataaaatgagttttaaaGAGACCATGGCGGCATTTGGTGGGGGTGGTTTAGGCATTGGTTCAAGGGTTAGTATGAAGGAGAAAAGAGATCCATGGGAGGGTTTGGctgaaaaaaattgttgttttcaTCTATATTTTATGGGTTAAATATCTTAGAGGTACTTATGGTTATGCCCTAAATTCAATCGCTGCTTCGGTTTCAAAAAAGTGTTATAGGTTGTACCTCTCTTTAATGAATATTCCCAATTGGTACTTCCATCAGTCCtttgtccatttttttaacGGACCTCCATGTTACCCACCTTAAAATGCCAACACCTATCCCGATTGTTTCGTGGCCACATATCACAGATGATAATTATGCTTTCAATGCCACATAAgatgagaataataataataataacctcaaatatttttttttattatttttttgaaaaaaaaaatgatatatatatttttttaacaaaaatattgaGGTGGCCAaccactcccattttggccaagagaaatgatccttacactcttttctcacaacagccccacaacaagctgacgtggctagtaatattttattatttttttacaaaaagaaaacaaaacaaaacaaaacaaaaaataataaaatattaccagtcacgtcagcttgttgtggggctgttgtgagaaatgagtgtaggaatcatttctctttggccaaggggtggctcgagccactcCCTATGGCCAACCAGGGGGTGACCGAAACCACCCTCAAGTGCCTTTGaagtgattcggccacccctatttgGACTGGGGGTGGGTTCAGCCACCCTAGACTAGCCGGTCTAGAGGTGGTTGAACCACGCCCTTGACCCTTAAGGGTGGTTCGATCACCCCCAAAaggccttaaaaaaaaaaaaaaaaaaaaaaaaaaaaaaaaaaaaaagaaagaaaagaaaagaatgctggttgaaccacccccaagggccatgggctGGGTTTGGCTATCTCAAATgatcacaaaagaaaaaagaaaaaagaaaaaaaaaaatatagggttGGCCTATGGGGGTGGATCAGGGGCCATGGCCACCCTCAAatagacaaaataaaataaaataaaatattatagggttggcccttgggagtggttcggccatcccttggccaaaatggtgGTGGCCAGCCActcccattattttttttttaaaaataaaaataaaaattgaggtatttttttttataattattttttcatccTATGTGGCATTGAAATCATAAGTATCATTTGTGATTCGTAGCCATGTGGCAACTAAGACATGTCTCGACATTCTAAGGTAAGTGACGTTGAGGTCCCTTAACAAAATGGACGAAGGGTTGACGGAAAGATCAACTGGAACTATCCATTAAAGAAAGGTACTACCAGTGACACTTTTTGAAACACGGGCGACGATTGGATTTAGGGTCTAACCACAGGTTCATCTGAGCTATTTAATTAACTCACATTTTATATTGTGTGTTTAACTGATATGTCAAATTTTTATTAGAGGCTGTAAAAATGGTGTTTTACACCACGACCAGATAGAATGGGTCCCACAcactgggacccaccctcatgtgaggggttgttgtgcagttattgtattagtgttgtaaatctaacattttccatatatAATTGAGAAAATAACTAATTAAGGCAACATATTGGTGAAAAACGACAGAAGCTCAAGTATCGTATACACCACATAAAAAAGGTCATACCCCCTACACTAATGGAAATGTTAACTTCTTGTCCGGAGAAACATCTGGTGGATATTCCTTAAACTGGCCTCTTAACATGCATTATACGATCGAGTCAAACGCTTGAAAGTATTTATAGATAAAGAGAAGGGAAATTAaacttgtgaattgtgatgataatttctttttcaagtaattaattaagcGTGATCCTCTCATATGTAAAACCTCTTTTCCTGGCTGGAGTACATGACATCCCTTAACGAAATAAGGCCCAAGGACGAAGACATTCTTGAGTTGACTCCCGACATGGAAGAAGAGCTCAATGAGAAGGAAGTTTCAAGCCAAAAGTTGCGAGTATATGACTCGGACTTGGAAGAATCCGACAGCATTCCTGGTCGTCATAATGGCCATAACTCCAAGGTCTGCCACTGTAGTTCTTTCAAATATTGTGAAattctataataataataaagattaTTAATTACTTGAcattttgaatttaatttaCAGGAAATTAACTCTTTTTGTAGGATGATCTTAAGTGGTCAGTGATCTTAAACCTAGCATTCCAAAGTATTGGAGTGGTGTATGGAGACATTGGCACATCCCCATTATACGTGTATGCGAGCACCTTCACCGATGGGATTAAGTCCAACGATGATATCTTGGGAGTACTTTCGTTGATCTACTATACCCTCACTTTCCTCCCTTTGATCAAGTACGTGTTCATTGTCTTACGGGCCAATGATAATGGCGAAGGTAAGATCCAAATGATTTTTGATCCTTCAAATATGAAtttaaaaacaatcaattttgATCCGTACGTGCATGTGATTGGATGAGTATGTAGTTTTCATTAGCcaatcttttaattaattatgagcTGAGTAGTCTAATGATTCTTTACAAAATGGTATCAAGCAGGGTTTGTAAGCTACAACTCTCCATTCAATGAAAGGGTTCGTAACAAGACCTATATATGATGAACACGTGAGATGAACACCCTCTCATGATAACCTTACTCTTTTAAGATGAAATATCAGATGGTATGGAGATATACTCGATCTTAACAATTATGGGCACGTTTGGTATATAATAgtcatttttttaagaataagaaTGCATATTACTAGAAATAGAAGAGGTtagaattaaataataataataattcttttgtttggtatcaACACATGCTCTCAttgaaattgaacaaaaataccaaaataaattAACTCTCGAAGTTTTAGGGTTAGCCAGCTACCCTAATAGAACACCGGGGTGT
Above is a genomic segment from Alnus glutinosa chromosome 12, dhAlnGlut1.1, whole genome shotgun sequence containing:
- the LOC133851912 gene encoding potassium transporter 5-like, encoding MSDDVVEVTGKVKEEVSQELQEKKLSWKKLRRYDSLDIESRSFPSSHQHGHASKGVEWSVILRLAFQSIGVVYGDIGTSPLYVYASTFSSGTIKHKDDILGVLSLIFYTLTLIPLIKYVLIVLRANDNGEGGTFAIYSLICRYANVSLVPNQQAEDRNVSNYKLELPNRRVQRASWLKSRLEKSMFAKVFLLLASMLGTSMVIGDGVLTPCISVLSAVGGIKEKAPSTMTEDRIVWISAAILVLLFMAQRFGTDKVGYSFAPIICIWFVLIGGIGLFNFIKFDPNVYKAINPKYIVDYFQRNKKDAWISLGGVVLAITGTEALFADIGHFTVRSIQISMCCVAYPALLLAYTGQASFLRKHMDLVSDTFFKSTPGSLFWPMFVVAVLASIIASQAMISGTFSVIQQSLSLGCFPRVRVVHTSAKYEGQVYVPEVNYLLMLACVVVTLSFRTTTKIGNAYGIAVVFVMTLTSTFLVLVMIMIWKTHILLVISYILIIGSVELLYLSSTLYKFKEGGYLPLAFAVVLMAIMYVWNYVFRGKYYYELEHKISPKKLKEITADTSLCRIPGLAMFYSELVQGIPPIFKHYVANVPALHSVLVFVSIKSLPVSKVPVEERFLFRQVEPKELNVFRCVVRYGYTDVHKEQEPSFEKMLIERLKKFIRDDFQRMLDGEILDDGLVNREDGEILDDGLVNRENEDEDVNQAVENKRQDHQAVEREIETVDKAWHEGIVHLFGETEVVAGKESSIGKRIVIDYAYNFLKRNLRQSNEVFDIPRKRMLKVGMTYEL